One Campylobacter concisus DNA segment encodes these proteins:
- a CDS encoding cytochrome c3 family protein, with protein MKISKKLLALIIFISGIVGFLVVLPVHYALDETSGDKFCIVCHEMDPMVIAYNDDIHSGKGKTGIKARCVDCHIPHDNIAKYALKKAKNGILEGWVHFFGDPNAIDWHKNLKNREHFVFDNGCTSCHANVIDSNNTSAQAQKMHAHYKKLLDTPKELKCVSCHYDAGHSAGFRNYLEYWKPSYKIYDKKMIEKRIETKQKFFKEEYKPTKEEEEFLKQKAEKDAKKPAGGGLAG; from the coding sequence ATGAAAATTTCAAAAAAATTACTAGCGCTTATAATCTTCATAAGCGGAATTGTTGGATTTTTAGTCGTTCTGCCAGTTCATTACGCACTTGATGAGACGAGTGGGGATAAATTCTGCATCGTTTGCCACGAGATGGATCCTATGGTGATCGCCTACAACGACGACATCCACAGCGGCAAGGGCAAAACTGGTATCAAAGCAAGATGTGTGGATTGTCACATACCGCATGACAACATCGCAAAATACGCCCTAAAAAAGGCGAAAAACGGCATTTTAGAGGGCTGGGTGCATTTCTTTGGCGATCCTAATGCGATTGATTGGCATAAAAACCTCAAAAATCGCGAGCATTTTGTCTTTGACAACGGCTGCACAAGCTGCCACGCAAACGTGATAGATAGCAACAACACTTCAGCGCAAGCTCAAAAGATGCACGCTCACTACAAAAAGCTCCTTGACACTCCTAAAGAGCTAAAATGTGTAAGCTGTCACTATGACGCAGGTCACAGCGCTGGCTTTAGAAACTATCTTGAGTACTGGAAGCCATCGTATAAAATTTACGATAAAAAGATGATCGAAAAGAGGATCGAAACTAAGCAAAAATTCTTCAAAGAGGAGTACAAGCCTACAAAAGAAGAAGAGGAATTTTTAAAACAAAAGGCTGAAAAAGATGCCAAAAAACCAGCTGGTGGCGGTCTAGCTGGCTGA
- a CDS encoding cytochrome c3 family protein, protein MNKLKFIAIFACLFSLHLFGADMPKGDLNVTKVAVSDELRAKYKIKPHHEHLSFDCVDCHQNQGDDPSKFKSIGDAGCLSCHKSKKLLAQRLKFMDTLKANPHNSVHDGPTLYCDECHNEHKPSTNMCSECHEHEVPQWMNGVTP, encoded by the coding sequence ATGAATAAGCTTAAATTCATCGCTATTTTTGCCTGTTTATTTTCGCTTCATCTCTTTGGTGCCGATATGCCAAAGGGCGATCTAAACGTCACAAAAGTAGCAGTCTCCGATGAGCTACGAGCCAAATATAAGATCAAGCCTCATCACGAACATCTAAGCTTTGACTGCGTTGATTGTCACCAAAACCAGGGCGATGATCCTAGCAAATTTAAATCGATCGGCGACGCTGGCTGCCTATCCTGTCACAAGAGCAAAAAGCTTTTAGCTCAAAGGCTAAAATTTATGGATACTCTAAAGGCAAATCCTCACAACTCTGTTCACGATGGTCCGACTTTGTACTGCGACGAGTGCCACAACGAACACAAACCATCTACAAACATGTGCTCTGAGTGCCATGAACACGAGGTGCCACAATGGATGAACGGAGTAACACCATGA
- a CDS encoding Ig-like domain-containing protein, which yields MSKVKGLIKSIIGTDAIVAIDANGNERTLKAGDVIYDNEVIKEQDGVKVELQAAQTQNENASDETGKEIASLQEQLLNGKNISDLEETAAGGTQSAGGVSSNGVSLGAAGFANGGHYSNVNANFGDLASQTIASAEALTNVNGAASEGFSLDTLAAAIDNAYNNILPQTLEVSVTAVDDNVVTGNTDQAVSSNLDIEGNILEHENSQRTGLHITNDNTPTLVGKATSNATISIFDGEGESAPLLGTTTTDNDGNWSYTPSSPLADGDHKFTIEASKVAANGEELKATSTQEITVDTDNSTLSITKISTDDFTDLSHYNTMYDSNKEYDFSPTIEGKAEAFADVNIVIKTADVFYNDGLGNSWLGKAAQVVEELSVKADAEGNWKVESGVLNNRDYEYKVEASSVDEAGNKYSEPQATTFYMPLEPITVAPTDHL from the coding sequence ATGAGTAAAGTTAAAGGACTAATCAAATCAATAATCGGCACGGATGCCATTGTCGCTATAGACGCTAATGGAAATGAAAGAACTCTAAAAGCAGGCGACGTGATCTATGACAATGAGGTCATAAAAGAACAAGATGGCGTAAAGGTTGAGTTGCAGGCTGCGCAAACTCAAAATGAAAATGCTAGCGATGAGACTGGCAAAGAGATAGCATCGCTACAAGAGCAATTATTAAATGGTAAAAATATCTCTGATCTTGAAGAGACTGCAGCTGGCGGCACTCAATCAGCAGGTGGAGTAAGCTCGAATGGCGTGAGCCTTGGCGCTGCTGGCTTTGCAAATGGTGGTCACTACTCAAACGTAAATGCAAATTTTGGCGATCTAGCTTCTCAAACAATCGCTAGTGCAGAGGCTCTAACAAATGTAAATGGCGCTGCTAGTGAGGGCTTTAGCCTTGATACGCTTGCAGCTGCGATAGATAATGCATATAACAATATATTGCCACAGACCCTAGAAGTATCTGTCACAGCAGTTGATGATAATGTAGTGACTGGTAATACAGATCAGGCAGTAAGCAGCAACCTTGACATCGAGGGCAATATCTTAGAGCATGAAAATTCACAAAGAACAGGTCTGCATATCACAAACGATAACACTCCAACTTTGGTAGGTAAGGCTACTTCAAACGCTACTATAAGTATATTTGATGGCGAAGGCGAGAGCGCACCACTACTTGGCACGACAACTACCGATAATGATGGCAACTGGTCATACACACCAAGCTCGCCTCTAGCTGACGGCGATCATAAATTTACTATCGAAGCTAGTAAAGTAGCTGCAAACGGCGAAGAGCTAAAAGCTACAAGCACACAAGAGATAACTGTTGATACAGACAATAGCACTTTATCTATCACAAAAATATCTACTGATGATTTTACTGACTTGTCACACTATAACACAATGTATGATAGCAATAAAGAGTATGACTTTTCACCGACTATCGAGGGCAAGGCAGAGGCGTTTGCTGATGTAAATATAGTTATCAAAACGGCTGATGTCTTTTATAACGACGGCTTAGGTAACTCTTGGCTAGGCAAAGCAGCTCAAGTAGTCGAAGAACTAAGTGTCAAGGCTGATGCTGAAGGCAACTGGAAAGTTGAGAGCGGTGTTTTAAATAATAGAGATTATGAATACAAAGTCGAAGCTTCATCGGTAGATGAGGCTGGCAACAAATACTCTGAGCCTCAAGCAACGACATTTTATATGCCACTTGAGCCTATAACTGTCGCTCCAACAGACCATCTATAA
- a CDS encoding alanine/glycine:cation symporter family protein, translating into MPTNFAEILNNCVESINSFLWGPYFLIALLCGTGLFFTIRLGFVQIFKFKMGLGKLFGNFSLHGEAAGKAGMSSFQAVATAIAAQVGTGNLVGATTALIMGGPGAIFWMWCAAFLGMATNFAEICLAQIYRTKDDSGHTIGGPAFYISRGLKGKWAKFLAGFFAIAIIIALGFIGNMVQANSISDGFSGAFGIPQWLTGAFLALICALIFIGGVKAIARVAEKIVPLMALLYIVVGVVIIALNFHQIPEAISLIFKAAFDPSAAWGGATGASIAAAMRYGIARGLFSNEAGMGSTPHAHAAANVKHPVDQAVLGIMSVFIDTFVILNITVFVVLTANVISFENGKAVFTGITLVQEAFSSHIFGKTGGYSFVAICLFFFAFTTIIGWYYFAEINVRYLFGAKAVKIFKILVVVFVFLGSLQKVDFVWSLADMFNGLMVVPNLIAIILLSPVVAKLLKDHDAGKEYDVKEYLK; encoded by the coding sequence ATGCCTACGAATTTTGCTGAAATTTTGAATAACTGCGTTGAAAGTATAAATTCATTTCTTTGGGGTCCATACTTCCTTATCGCCCTACTTTGCGGCACTGGACTATTTTTTACCATTAGACTTGGCTTTGTTCAGATTTTTAAATTTAAGATGGGTTTAGGCAAGCTTTTTGGAAATTTCTCACTTCACGGCGAGGCTGCTGGCAAGGCTGGTATGAGCTCATTTCAAGCAGTCGCAACGGCGATCGCCGCGCAAGTTGGCACTGGCAACCTAGTAGGCGCGACGACAGCTCTTATCATGGGCGGTCCTGGAGCCATATTTTGGATGTGGTGCGCAGCCTTTTTAGGCATGGCTACAAATTTTGCTGAAATTTGCCTCGCTCAAATTTACCGCACCAAAGATGACAGCGGTCATACGATAGGCGGTCCAGCCTTTTACATAAGCCGCGGATTAAAGGGCAAATGGGCGAAATTTCTAGCTGGATTTTTCGCTATCGCTATCATCATCGCACTTGGCTTTATCGGCAATATGGTTCAAGCAAACTCCATATCAGACGGCTTTAGCGGCGCTTTTGGCATACCGCAGTGGCTAACAGGGGCGTTTTTGGCTCTCATTTGCGCGCTAATTTTCATAGGTGGCGTAAAGGCGATCGCAAGGGTCGCTGAAAAGATCGTGCCGCTAATGGCGCTACTTTATATCGTTGTTGGCGTGGTTATCATCGCTTTAAATTTTCACCAAATCCCAGAGGCGATCTCACTAATATTTAAAGCTGCGTTTGATCCTTCGGCTGCTTGGGGTGGGGCAACTGGCGCTAGCATCGCAGCTGCTATGAGATACGGCATCGCAAGAGGACTTTTTAGCAACGAAGCTGGCATGGGTTCAACTCCGCACGCACACGCTGCTGCAAATGTCAAACACCCAGTCGATCAAGCCGTCCTTGGCATAATGAGCGTCTTTATAGACACCTTTGTCATCCTAAATATAACCGTTTTTGTGGTGCTTACTGCAAATGTCATCAGCTTTGAAAACGGCAAGGCGGTCTTTACTGGCATCACCTTGGTGCAAGAGGCGTTCTCGTCACATATCTTTGGCAAAACTGGCGGTTATAGCTTCGTGGCGATCTGCCTATTTTTCTTCGCATTTACGACGATCATTGGCTGGTACTACTTCGCTGAGATCAATGTGCGCTACCTTTTTGGCGCAAAAGCGGTTAAAATTTTTAAAATTTTAGTTGTTGTTTTTGTCTTTTTAGGTAGCTTGCAAAAGGTTGATTTTGTCTGGAGTTTAGCAGATATGTTTAACGGCCTTATGGTTGTGCCAAATTTAATCGCCATAATCCTTCTAAGCCCAGTCGTGGCTAAACTTTTAAAAGATCACGACGCTGGCAAAGAGTACGACGTAAAAGAGTATTTGAAGTAA
- a CDS encoding ATP-dependent DNA helicase RuvA, with protein sequence MNEQNLEYIANLKIKDVPWERLSCSYGTAELFDKILKSLSQALKSSKFDENELGELLDEIMDQCEYQETFWHATPFALVFLVRIYKSALDEKGEAAKFISRKLEEFFKLMLEICEKVEQMEHAKPLAKMEQMLEPKYLEIIEQDELSYDDRLFYSFYYYSSVVLQGSLVKI encoded by the coding sequence ATGAACGAGCAAAATTTAGAATATATCGCAAATTTAAAGATAAAAGACGTGCCGTGGGAGAGGCTAAGCTGTAGTTACGGCACGGCGGAGCTTTTTGATAAAATTTTAAAAAGCCTTTCGCAAGCTCTGAAAAGCTCTAAATTTGATGAAAATGAGCTTGGCGAGCTACTTGATGAGATAATGGATCAGTGCGAGTATCAAGAGACATTTTGGCACGCTACGCCATTTGCGCTCGTTTTTTTGGTGAGAATTTATAAAAGTGCGCTAGACGAAAAAGGCGAGGCAGCTAAATTTATCTCACGTAAGCTTGAAGAGTTTTTTAAGCTTATGCTTGAAATTTGCGAGAAAGTAGAGCAGATGGAGCATGCAAAGCCGCTTGCAAAAATGGAGCAAATGCTAGAGCCAAAGTATCTTGAGATCATCGAGCAAGATGAGTTAAGCTATGACGATAGGCTATTTTACAGCTTTTACTACTATTCAAGCGTGGTTTTGCAGGGCTCTCTTGTAAAAATTTAG
- a CDS encoding replication-associated recombination protein A gives MFRPKNLDEICGQKAVKAAFLKFIATSKIPHSIFYGPAGCGKTSFARAVASGANYDFYEFDGGNLKIDDFRKILKNYENALNKPLFFIDEIHRLSKTQQEALLIPMENYKALVIGASTENPFFTLSSGIRSRSMLFEFRPLSSGDFEELLGKIREQISFSIDEEAKEYLFKSSGGDARAMLNLLEFAVTLDENVSLENLKTLRQNALKEGAKEDDTHYELASAFIKSLRGSDENAVIYYLARLIDSGESADFIARRMAIFASEDIGNANPNALNLAASTLSIVKDIGFPEARIILAQCAIYLASSPKSNSSYNAINAALRYVQSEEILKIPPYLKNHTKESKDYLYPHDFGGWVEQKYLEIPLVFYKSKGIGFEKTLNEWLEKIRSKG, from the coding sequence ATGTTTAGACCAAAAAACTTGGATGAAATTTGCGGCCAAAAAGCAGTTAAAGCGGCCTTTTTAAAATTTATAGCCACAAGCAAGATACCGCACTCCATATTTTATGGTCCAGCAGGCTGTGGCAAGACGAGCTTTGCAAGGGCTGTGGCAAGCGGCGCAAACTACGACTTTTACGAGTTTGATGGCGGAAATTTAAAGATAGATGACTTTCGCAAAATTTTAAAAAACTACGAAAACGCCCTAAATAAGCCACTCTTTTTCATAGACGAGATCCACAGGCTTAGCAAAACCCAGCAAGAAGCACTGCTTATACCCATGGAAAACTACAAAGCCCTAGTCATCGGCGCTAGCACGGAAAATCCCTTTTTTACGCTAAGCTCAGGCATCAGAAGCCGCTCGATGCTCTTTGAGTTTAGACCGCTTAGCAGTGGCGATTTTGAGGAGCTTCTTGGCAAGATCAGAGAGCAAATTTCATTTAGCATAGATGAAGAGGCGAAGGAGTATCTTTTTAAAAGTAGCGGCGGCGACGCAAGAGCTATGCTAAATTTACTCGAATTTGCCGTCACGCTTGATGAAAATGTGAGCCTAGAAAATTTAAAAACACTTCGCCAAAACGCCCTAAAAGAGGGAGCAAAAGAGGACGACACACACTACGAGCTAGCAAGCGCTTTTATAAAAAGTCTGCGTGGAAGCGACGAAAACGCCGTCATATACTACCTTGCAAGGCTCATAGACTCTGGCGAGAGTGCTGACTTTATCGCTAGAAGGATGGCGATATTTGCCAGCGAAGACATCGGCAATGCAAACCCAAATGCGCTAAATTTAGCCGCAAGCACGCTTAGCATCGTAAAAGATATAGGCTTTCCAGAGGCTAGGATCATACTGGCTCAGTGCGCCATCTATCTAGCCAGCTCGCCAAAGTCAAACTCCAGCTACAACGCGATAAATGCCGCACTAAGATACGTGCAAAGCGAGGAAATTTTAAAGATCCCGCCATATCTAAAAAACCACACAAAAGAGAGCAAAGACTACCTTTATCCGCATGATTTTGGCGGCTGGGTCGAGCAAAAATACCTAGAAATACCGCTCGTTTTTTACAAAAGCAAGGGCATAGGCTTTGAAAAAACGCTAAATGAGTGGCTAGAAAAGATAAGATCAAAGGGCTAA
- a CDS encoding pyridoxamine 5'-phosphate oxidase family protein yields MRRKDRELSREEALEIIDNCEYGVISCVDDEGEIFSVPISPVRVGESIFVHGASAGSKAKLLQNGRKVEFVCVSFNKVPHLNDSELEMIKDDGKALGGKVFTTEYKSAIAKTRAYEVTDEAKRYEILKILSQKYTAYAMSTFDVAAEYGLKNMKIYELKIESLSAKAKILPKAVKE; encoded by the coding sequence ATGAGGCGAAAAGATAGAGAGCTTAGTCGTGAAGAGGCGCTTGAGATCATCGATAACTGCGAATATGGCGTGATCTCATGCGTGGATGATGAGGGAGAAATTTTTAGCGTACCTATCTCGCCTGTTAGGGTTGGTGAGAGCATTTTTGTGCATGGAGCGAGCGCAGGCAGCAAGGCAAAGCTGCTTCAAAATGGGCGAAAAGTGGAGTTTGTCTGCGTTAGCTTTAACAAAGTCCCACATCTAAATGATAGCGAGCTAGAAATGATAAAAGACGATGGCAAGGCGCTTGGCGGCAAGGTCTTTACGACTGAATACAAAAGCGCCATCGCAAAAACAAGAGCCTACGAAGTGACAGATGAAGCCAAAAGATATGAAATTTTAAAAATTCTCAGCCAAAAATACACCGCCTACGCGATGAGCACCTTTGACGTGGCGGCCGAGTATGGGCTAAAAAATATGAAAATTTACGAGCTAAAGATAGAGAGCCTTAGCGCAAAGGCCAAAATTTTGCCAAAAGCGGTAAAGGAGTAA
- the ung gene encoding uracil-DNA glycosylase: MQINLDDVKIEPSWKEVLKDDFLSENFARIKENFLKAKSAGVVYPPSGLIFNAFNLTPFHAVKVVILGQDPYHGANQAMGLSFSVPSGVRVPPSLVNIYKEIYADLGIKEPNSGDLTKWAKQGVLLLNSTLSVSAGIANSHASFGWQGFTDAVIRKISQNLQNVVFMLWGNPAKAKAPLIDASKHLILEAAHPSPLARGAFFGCRHFSKANIYLANHGKTPIEWDLNAKI; the protein is encoded by the coding sequence ATGCAGATAAATTTAGATGACGTAAAGATCGAGCCAAGCTGGAAAGAGGTGCTAAAGGATGATTTTTTGAGTGAAAATTTCGCACGCATCAAAGAAAATTTCTTAAAAGCAAAGAGCGCTGGCGTCGTCTATCCACCAAGCGGGCTTATATTTAACGCATTTAATCTAACGCCATTTCACGCCGTAAAGGTCGTCATCCTTGGCCAAGACCCATATCACGGCGCAAATCAAGCCATGGGGCTAAGCTTTTCAGTGCCAAGTGGTGTGCGCGTGCCACCAAGCCTTGTGAATATCTACAAAGAAATTTACGCCGATCTTGGCATAAAAGAGCCAAATAGCGGCGATCTTACAAAGTGGGCAAAGCAAGGCGTGCTTTTATTAAATTCAACTTTAAGCGTTAGTGCTGGGATAGCAAATTCTCACGCTAGCTTCGGCTGGCAGGGCTTTACAGACGCTGTCATAAGAAAGATTAGCCAAAATTTACAAAACGTAGTTTTTATGCTCTGGGGCAACCCAGCCAAGGCAAAAGCACCGCTTATAGACGCCAGCAAGCACCTCATCTTAGAAGCAGCGCACCCAAGTCCGCTAGCTCGTGGGGCATTTTTTGGTTGCAGGCACTTTTCAAAGGCAAATATCTACCTAGCAAACCACGGCAAAACGCCCATCGAGTGGGACTTAAACGCTAAAATTTGA
- a CDS encoding YbaK/EbsC family protein — MSEQIFNKIHNLLSKNGAKFRVIEHESARTSEEVAKIRGTKMSQGAKALVCSIKGIDEAKFRQIFKDENVLDGYLLDDEKPAMKAGKIYLLAVLPADEQADLDALTQKFDGKKASLASPEEVTALADCVFGSVPPFSFHKNLHLVVDESLLERNEEIAFNAGLLDRSIVLNAKDYARIVKPVFVKFAKEKC, encoded by the coding sequence GTGTCAGAGCAAATTTTTAATAAAATCCACAACCTTCTTAGCAAAAATGGGGCTAAATTTAGAGTGATAGAGCATGAGAGCGCGAGAACTTCAGAGGAGGTTGCGAAGATAAGGGGCACGAAGATGAGCCAGGGCGCAAAGGCGCTGGTGTGCTCTATAAAAGGCATTGATGAAGCAAAATTTAGGCAAATTTTTAAAGATGAAAATGTGCTAGATGGCTACTTGCTAGATGACGAAAAACCAGCGATGAAGGCTGGTAAAATTTACTTGCTAGCGGTCTTACCAGCGGACGAGCAGGCTGATCTCGACGCGCTTACGCAAAAATTTGATGGTAAAAAAGCAAGCCTTGCTAGCCCAGAGGAGGTTACGGCCTTGGCTGATTGCGTATTTGGCTCGGTTCCGCCATTTAGCTTTCATAAAAATTTACACCTTGTTGTGGACGAGAGCTTGCTAGAGCGAAACGAGGAGATCGCCTTTAATGCAGGTCTTCTTGATAGATCTATCGTCCTAAATGCAAAAGACTACGCCAGGATAGTAAAGCCGGTGTTTGTTAAATTTGCAAAAGAAAAGTGCTAG
- the thrS gene encoding threonine--tRNA ligase, protein MSDIIAYKLNGEIVDTQSIAGRESSAEPIYFDNSKEALHVIRHSCAHLMAQAIKSLYPKAKFFVGPNVEDGFYYDFRVDDEGTKLGESDLAAIEDKMKELAENKFDIVKTCSTKANMSDKFKDDDLKQEVLKRIPDGEVSSYAQGDFEDLCRGPHVPNTKFLKFFKLTRVAGAYLGGDETREMLTRIYGTAYADKESLKEHIRIIEEAKKRDHRKLGVEMKLFTFDEEVGGGLPIWLPNGGRLRSKLEQLLYKAHRDRGYEPVRGPELLKADVWRRSGHYANYKENMYFTTIDETEYGIKPMNCVGHIKVYQSDIRSYRDLPLKFFEYGVVHRHEKSGVLHGLFRVREFAQDDSHIFCMPSQIKENILEILKFAGTIMENFGFHYEMEISTKPAKAIGGDEIWDTATKALKEALDENGFKYGIDEGGGAFYGPKIDIKITDALKRKWQCGTIQVDFNLPERFDLGYIDANNERQRPVMLHRALLGSFERFIGILLEHTAGELPFFIAPTQVVIVPISDAHLDYAKEISRELRKINVDSEIASKNESLNKRIRTAEKQRVPMIVVLGDNEVANKSVALRDRQARTQSDMSLAEFINLTKEKLSEVHF, encoded by the coding sequence ATGAGCGATATCATCGCATACAAACTAAATGGCGAAATAGTCGATACTCAAAGTATCGCAGGGCGTGAGAGTAGTGCTGAGCCTATCTATTTTGACAACTCAAAAGAGGCACTACACGTTATCAGACACTCCTGTGCGCACCTCATGGCACAAGCTATCAAGTCACTCTATCCAAAGGCGAAATTCTTTGTCGGACCAAACGTAGAAGATGGATTTTATTATGATTTTAGAGTTGATGATGAGGGCACTAAGCTAGGTGAGAGCGATCTAGCAGCGATCGAAGATAAGATGAAAGAGCTTGCTGAGAATAAATTTGACATAGTTAAAACCTGCTCAACCAAAGCTAATATGAGCGATAAATTTAAAGATGACGATCTAAAACAAGAGGTCTTAAAAAGAATTCCAGATGGCGAAGTGAGTAGCTACGCACAAGGCGATTTTGAAGACCTTTGCCGCGGACCACATGTGCCAAATACTAAATTTTTAAAATTCTTCAAGCTTACACGCGTGGCTGGTGCATATCTTGGCGGCGATGAAACACGCGAGATGCTAACTAGAATTTATGGCACAGCATATGCTGATAAAGAGAGCCTAAAAGAGCACATCCGCATCATCGAAGAGGCTAAAAAACGCGATCACAGAAAGCTTGGCGTCGAGATGAAGCTATTTACATTTGATGAAGAAGTGGGTGGTGGTTTGCCTATCTGGCTACCAAATGGCGGACGCTTAAGATCAAAACTAGAGCAGCTCTTATACAAAGCTCACAGAGATCGCGGCTATGAGCCAGTGCGAGGACCTGAGCTTTTAAAGGCTGATGTGTGGAGAAGAAGCGGCCACTACGCAAACTACAAAGAAAATATGTACTTTACAACGATCGATGAGACAGAGTATGGCATCAAGCCGATGAACTGCGTTGGTCACATCAAAGTTTATCAAAGTGACATCCGCTCTTACCGCGATCTACCGCTTAAATTTTTTGAGTACGGCGTGGTGCATCGCCATGAGAAAAGTGGCGTGCTTCACGGACTTTTCAGGGTTAGAGAATTTGCACAAGATGACTCACATATCTTTTGTATGCCAAGTCAGATCAAAGAAAATATCCTAGAAATTTTAAAATTTGCTGGCACGATAATGGAAAATTTTGGTTTCCACTACGAGATGGAGATTTCAACCAAGCCAGCCAAAGCGATAGGTGGCGATGAAATTTGGGATACAGCTACAAAAGCGCTAAAAGAAGCCCTTGATGAAAATGGCTTTAAATACGGCATCGACGAGGGCGGCGGCGCATTTTATGGACCAAAGATCGACATTAAGATCACTGACGCACTTAAGAGAAAGTGGCAGTGCGGTACGATCCAGGTTGATTTTAACTTGCCAGAGCGCTTTGATCTAGGCTACATCGACGCAAACAACGAAAGACAGCGCCCTGTAATGCTTCACAGAGCCTTACTTGGCAGTTTTGAGAGATTTATAGGAATTTTACTTGAGCACACTGCTGGCGAGCTACCATTTTTCATAGCGCCAACGCAAGTCGTCATCGTGCCTATTAGCGACGCGCATTTAGACTATGCAAAAGAAATTTCACGCGAGCTAAGAAAGATCAACGTCGATAGCGAGATCGCAAGTAAAAACGAGAGTTTAAATAAGAGAATAAGAACGGCAGAAAAACAAAGGGTGCCTATGATAGTCGTGCTAGGAGACAACGAAGTAGCGAACAAGAGCGTTGCGTTGCGCGACAGACAGGCTAGGACGCAGAGCGATATGAGCTTGGCGGAATTTATAAATTTAACGAAGGAGAAACTTAGTGAGGTACATTTTTGA
- the infC gene encoding translation initiation factor IF-3: MSKENEVLLNEDIRAREVRCVGDDGTAYGVISRDEALEISNRLGLDLVLIAPDAKPPVCKIMDYGKFRYQQEKKQKEAKKKQKTIEIKEIKLSVKIAQNDINYKVKHASEFLQDGKHVKFRVFLKGREMSTPEAGVAMLEKVWEMIKDEADRDKEPIIEGRYVNMLVTPKKG, translated from the coding sequence TTGAGTAAGGAAAATGAAGTATTGCTCAATGAAGATATAAGGGCGAGAGAGGTAAGATGTGTAGGGGATGATGGCACGGCATACGGTGTCATCTCAAGAGATGAGGCTTTAGAGATCTCAAATAGGCTTGGGCTTGACTTGGTGCTTATAGCGCCAGATGCAAAGCCGCCAGTTTGCAAGATAATGGACTATGGTAAATTCCGCTATCAGCAAGAGAAAAAGCAAAAAGAGGCTAAGAAAAAGCAAAAAACCATCGAGATAAAAGAGATAAAACTCTCTGTCAAGATCGCCCAAAACGATATAAACTATAAGGTTAAACACGCAAGCGAGTTTTTGCAAGATGGCAAACACGTTAAATTTCGTGTATTTTTAAAGGGTCGCGAGATGAGCACCCCAGAGGCTGGCGTAGCCATGCTTGAGAAGGTCTGGGAGATGATCAAAGATGAGGCTGACCGCGACAAAGAGCCTATAATAGAAGGTCGTTATGTAAATATGCTTGTAACTCCAAAAAAGGGTTAA